Proteins from a genomic interval of Spea bombifrons isolate aSpeBom1 chromosome 4, aSpeBom1.2.pri, whole genome shotgun sequence:
- the LOC128491669 gene encoding olfactory receptor 11L1-like: MFEVNQTKITEILLLGFQNQQNVNSILFVLFLVIYILTLVWNLLIIILVAKFQSLQSPMYFFLTQLSVCDILLTTNIVPNLLHVIINGGSTISLVGCISQFYFFCVSEGTECFLLAMMSYDRYLAICRPLHYTSIMGFRLCFQLILLSWLLACIPTFILAPQVSALQFCGHVIDHYFCDLGPLLELSCAKHSLLEIVDFVLAIPFVAVPFFFIIFTYVSIFITILGISSSLGRQKAFSTCSSHLTVVCAFYGTVITVYMTPSKGLSFNINKVLSLLYTVLCPFFNPILYSLRNEDIRIHLNRFILRSLRRI, translated from the coding sequence ATGTTCGAAGTAAATCAGACAAAGATAACTGAAATTCTTCTGTTGGGATTTCAGAATCAACAAAATGTTAACTCCATCCTGTTTGTTCTGTTCCTTGTGATCTACATCTTGACGTTAGTCTggaacctgctgattattatattggtggcCAAGTTTCAGAGTCTGcaatctcccatgtatttcttcctcactcagttatcgGTGTGCGATATCCTTCTGACCACAAATATAGTCCCCAACCTGCTCCATGTTATAATTAATGGAGGAAGCACGATATCTTTAGTTGGCTGCATCTctcagttttactttttttgtgtttcagaaGGTACAGAGTGTTTCCTTCTCGCAATGATGTCCTACGACCGGTATTTGGCCATTTGTCGCCCACTGCATTACACGTCCATCATGGGTTTTAGGCTCTGTTTCCAACTCATTCTTCTTTCCTGGCTTTTAGCATGTATACCAACATTTATTCTCGCACCTCAAGTTTCTGCTTTACAGTTCTGTGGTCATGTcattgaccattatttctgtgacCTTGGTCCCCTACTAGAGCTTTCTTGTGCAAAGCATTCACTTCTTGAAATCGTAGATTTTGTCCTAGCCATACCATTTGTAGCTGTGcctttcttctttattatttttacatatgtttccatttttatcaCTATCCTTGGAATTTCCTCCAGCCTTGGGaggcagaaagccttctccacctgcagctctcacCTGACCGTAGTGTGCGCCTTCTATGGGACTGTCATAACAGTTTATATGACTCCTTCCAAAGGGCtatcatttaatataaataaagtgttaTCTCTTCTATATACAGTACTATGTCCATTTTTTAACCCAATTCTATACAGTCTTAGGAATGAAGATATCAGAATACATttaaacagatttattttgAGAAGCCTAAGAAGgatttaa